Proteins encoded in a region of the Triplophysa rosa linkage group LG14, Trosa_1v2, whole genome shotgun sequence genome:
- the LOC130565058 gene encoding alpha-(1,3)-fucosyltransferase 4-like has product MRTDDTSHPTTRRVNGAHRQKQCRSRRSYRWVFALPFGSIVVLFVLTLMYLPPSREDAPTHVVVRNEPPGVTLLIWWRPFGNREPLPDCAAKYGIQGCTLTEERCAYDRADAVIVHHAELTRNWSALPRAPRPARQKWIWMNFESPSHSGWLAGLAGLFNLTMSYHRGSDIFMPYGYLQPRGGDGDAPQVRARRGLVAWIVSNWNEQHERVQYFRRLRKHIQVDVFGRAGQDLISDSVTRTVSRYKFYLAFENSMHTDYITEKLWRNALVSGAVPVVLGPPRENYELFLPADAFIHVKDFRSPRGLAAYLKHLDRHPALYQRYLTWRRHYSVHVTSFWAEHYCMACRGVQASRHQNKVVTDLAVWFES; this is encoded by the coding sequence ATGCGGACAGACGACACATCACACCCAACTACTCGAAGAGTAAACGGTGCGCACCGACAAAAACAATGTCGCTCTCGGAGATCATACCGGTGGGTGTTTGCTCTACCGTTTGGCTCTATTGTGGTTTTGTTCGTGTTAACCCTAATGTATTTGCCCCCTTCGCGGGAGGATGCGCCCACCCACGTAGTGGTTCGAAACGAGCCCCCCGGTGTGACACTCCTCATCTGGTGGAGACCCTTCGGTAACCGGGAACCCCTGCCCGACTGCGCCGCGAAATACGGGATCCAAGGCTGTACACTGACGGAGGAAAGATGCGCGTATGACCGCGCCGACGCCGTGATCGTGCACCACGCAGAACTGACGCGCAACTGGAGCGCGCTACCCCGCGCGCCGCGACCTGCGCGCCAGAAGTGGATCTGGATGAACTTTGAATCTCCGAGTCACTCAGGCTGGCTGGCCGGGCTGGCCGGACTGTTTAACCTCACCATGTCATACCACCGAGGCTCGGACATCTTCATGCCCTACGGGTACCTGCAGCCCCGGGGTGGAGATGGAGATGCCCCGCAGGTGCGTGCGCGGCGCGGGCTGGTCGCGTGGATCGTTAGTAACTGGAACGAGCAGCACGAGAGGGTGCAATATTTCAGACGTCTCCGAAAACACATACAGGTGGATGTGTTTGGGCGCGCAGGGCAGGATTTGATATCCGACAGCGTGACGCGCACCGTATCCCGGTACAAATTCTATCTGGCTTTCGAGAATTCCATGCATACGGATTACATCACAGAGAAACTGTGGAGGAACGCGCTCGTATCAGGGGCCGTGCCCGTGGTTCTCGGGCCGCCGCGCGAGAATTATGAGCTCTTTCTTCCCGCAGATGCCTTCATACACGTGAAAGACTTCAGGAGCCCGCGGGGGCTCGCTGCGTACCTGAAACACCTGGACCGACATCCCGCGCTCTATCAGCGCTACCTCACCTGGAGGCGTCACTACAGCGTGCACGTGACGTCATTCTGGGCGGAGCATTACTGCATGGCCTGTAGAGGTGTTCAGGCCAGCAGACACCAGAACAAAGTAGTCACTGATCTGGCTGTCTGGTTTGAATCCTAA
- the ankrd49 gene encoding ankyrin repeat domain-containing protein 49, which translates to MEFPEGFSQLDLLESHGQMIPVGTKSGWEEEGDEEDEGCQTEEWYQEQELKLQDNPTERILWAAERNRLATVEHLLASDTTLANCHDSDGYTPLHRAAYGGHYAVVSALLDAGADLHTRTTDGWTPLHSACCWGHTAVASCLLRRGAEVNAMTAGNLTPLQLAAGNAAAGQTIELLLSHRTLQTGLKNSAGETAYDIARRTSAHHRLFEMAAPCNNIC; encoded by the exons ATGGAGTTTCCCGAGGGGTTCAGTCAGCTTGACCTGCTGGAGTCTCATGGCCAGATGATCCCGGTGGGGACGAAGAGCGGATGGGAGGAAGAAGGCGATGAGGAGGATGAAGGCTGCCAAACCGAGGAGTGGTATCAGGAACAAGAGCTCAAATTACAAGACAACCCCACTGAACGGATATTATGGGCTGCTGAGAGGAATAGA TTAGCCACAGTAGAACATCTCCTTGCGTCAGACACAACCCTTGCTAATTGTCATGATAGTGATGGTTACACCCCTCTACACCGCGCTGCCTACGGTGGACATTACGCTGTGGTCTCGGCTCTTCTAGATGCCGGAGCAGATCTTCACACGAGAACGACGGACGGTTGGACGCCACTACATAGCGCCTGTTGCTGGGGTCACACCGCCGTGGCTTCCTGTCTTTTGAGGCGAGGAGCAGAGGTCAATGCCATGACCGCGGGCAACCTCACACCCCTGCAGCTGGCCGCAGGAAATGCTGCAGCAGGTCAGACTATTGAGCTGTTGCTGTCACACCGCACCCTGCAGACAGGATTGAAAAACAGCGCGGGAGAGACGGCGTATGACATCGCACGCCGCACGAGTGCACATCACAGGCTGTTTGAGATGGCGGCGCCTTGTAATAACATCTGCTGA